In the genome of Deinococcus deserti VCD115, one region contains:
- a CDS encoding multidrug DMT transporter translates to MDTLKKAGAMLAHLDLFTRMRDLRSLLQLAAHMEERGDRVTLISPDNITLVGTEMSAQPALTTAKGATIEARTAYSVLQGLKGHEAPEYAVTREELGALNARAVADLESSDALRAFADTLTRIGAAPAATPTDAPTERPARARRGEVSEPAVSEQPAA, encoded by the coding sequence ATGGATACCCTGAAAAAAGCCGGCGCCATGCTTGCGCACCTGGACCTGTTTACCCGGATGCGCGATCTGCGCAGCCTGCTGCAACTCGCGGCCCATATGGAGGAACGGGGCGACCGGGTGACCCTGATCTCCCCGGACAACATCACCCTGGTGGGGACCGAGATGAGTGCGCAGCCGGCGCTGACCACCGCCAAAGGTGCGACCATTGAGGCCCGGACGGCCTACAGCGTGCTGCAGGGCCTCAAAGGCCATGAGGCGCCTGAATACGCGGTGACCCGCGAAGAACTGGGGGCCCTGAATGCCCGCGCTGTGGCTGACCTGGAAAGCAGCGACGCCCTGCGCGCCTTTGCCGATACCCTGACCCGCATTGGCGCGGCTCCTGCCGCTACGCCGACCGACGCGCCCACCGAGCGTCCGGCGCGGGCCCGGCGCGGTGAGGTCAGCGAACCCGCCGTGAGCGAGCAACCCGCTGCCTGA
- a CDS encoding glutamine--tRNA ligase/YqeY domain fusion protein, translating to MTAHDPSANGHAGPGHSGHSSGFRPAARVSPNFITEIIERDLQEGRYPQIVTRFPPEPSGYAHLGHVFASFLDFQTAVQYGGRYHLRMDDTNPALATQEYAEAIADDLRWLGWDWGEHLYYASDNFERYYAYAEQLITQGDAYVDSVSPDEMARLRGNATTPGSPSPYRDRTPEENLDLFRRMRAGEFADGQHALRAKIDLGSPNMKLRDPVLYRILRGHHYRTGNQWCIYPMYDFQHPLQDALEGVTHSMCSLEFVDNRAIYDWLMDKLGFEPRPHQYEFGRRGLEYTITSKRKLRRLIEERVVNGWDDPRMPTLRAQRRLGVTPEAVRAFAAQIGVSRTNRTVDISVYENAVRDDLNHRAPRVMAVLDPLPVTLSDLEGARTLSLPYWPFDVIRDSPDGLVGLPDGRRVTPEEAVRQVPLSSELYIEREDFHADPPKGYKRLTPGGTVRLRGAGIIRADRFETDEAGQVTRVHATLLGEEAKAGGVIHWVSAAQALPAEFRLYDRLFRVPNPEGENPEDSGSELNPPDFDPEHMSHENEASSLDAGFLRFLNPDSLRVHQGFVEPSVANDPQDTRYQFERQGYFWRDPVDSREDALVFGRIITLKDTWGKGAQTAAPQAAAPRKTAPKEDPAPAAPQKVHALSPEQEAEASRLRALGAAEADARTLARDPQLLTFLNDALADSTFGQVASWTVNDMAGLVRAGQVKISAADLAPLASLLAGGQITTRVARDTLTRSAASGEAPAVIIEREGLNAGLSENELQGAIEAVLAANPDKVEAYRSGRTALMGFFTGQVMRATGGKADPKQVAAGLTHALNGK from the coding sequence ATGACGGCCCACGACCCTTCTGCCAATGGCCACGCCGGTCCCGGCCATTCCGGGCACAGTTCCGGCTTCAGGCCTGCGGCCCGCGTCAGTCCCAATTTCATCACCGAGATCATCGAACGCGACCTTCAGGAAGGCCGGTACCCGCAGATCGTGACCCGGTTTCCGCCAGAGCCCAGCGGCTACGCACACCTGGGCCACGTGTTTGCCTCCTTTCTGGATTTTCAGACGGCCGTGCAGTACGGCGGGCGCTACCACCTGCGCATGGACGACACCAATCCCGCGCTGGCCACCCAGGAATACGCCGAGGCTATTGCCGACGACCTGCGCTGGCTGGGCTGGGACTGGGGCGAGCACCTGTACTACGCCTCGGACAATTTCGAGCGCTACTACGCCTACGCCGAGCAGCTGATCACCCAGGGTGACGCCTACGTGGACAGCGTCTCCCCCGACGAGATGGCCCGTCTGCGCGGCAACGCCACCACGCCCGGTAGCCCCAGCCCCTACCGCGACCGGACGCCCGAAGAGAACCTGGACCTGTTCCGGCGCATGCGGGCCGGAGAATTCGCCGATGGTCAGCATGCCCTGCGCGCGAAAATCGATCTCGGCAGTCCCAACATGAAACTGCGCGACCCGGTGCTGTACCGCATCCTGCGCGGCCATCACTACCGCACCGGCAACCAGTGGTGCATCTATCCCATGTACGACTTTCAGCACCCACTGCAAGATGCCCTGGAGGGCGTCACACACAGCATGTGCAGCCTGGAATTCGTGGACAACCGCGCCATCTACGACTGGCTGATGGACAAGCTGGGCTTCGAGCCCCGGCCGCACCAGTACGAGTTCGGGCGCCGGGGGCTGGAGTACACCATTACCAGCAAGCGCAAGCTGCGCCGGCTGATCGAGGAACGCGTCGTCAACGGCTGGGACGATCCGCGCATGCCGACGCTGCGGGCCCAGCGCCGACTGGGCGTGACGCCGGAGGCCGTGCGGGCTTTTGCCGCGCAGATCGGCGTGAGCCGCACCAACCGCACCGTGGACATCAGTGTCTACGAGAATGCCGTGCGTGACGACCTGAATCACCGGGCGCCGCGTGTGATGGCCGTGCTTGACCCGCTGCCCGTCACCCTGAGCGACCTGGAGGGTGCCCGGACCCTGAGTCTTCCCTACTGGCCCTTCGACGTGATCCGTGACTCACCTGACGGTCTTGTCGGTCTGCCTGATGGACGGCGCGTGACGCCGGAAGAGGCGGTGCGTCAGGTTCCGCTGAGCAGCGAGCTGTACATCGAGCGCGAGGATTTTCACGCTGATCCGCCCAAAGGCTACAAACGCCTGACGCCAGGCGGAACCGTGCGGCTGCGCGGCGCCGGAATTATCCGAGCTGACCGTTTCGAGACCGATGAAGCCGGTCAGGTCACGCGCGTGCACGCCACCCTGCTGGGCGAGGAAGCCAAAGCGGGCGGTGTCATCCACTGGGTCAGCGCTGCCCAGGCCCTGCCCGCCGAGTTCCGCCTCTACGACCGCCTGTTCCGCGTGCCCAATCCCGAGGGCGAGAACCCGGAAGACAGCGGCTCGGAGCTGAATCCGCCGGACTTTGACCCCGAGCACATGAGCCACGAGAACGAAGCGTCCTCGCTGGACGCGGGCTTCCTGCGCTTTCTGAACCCGGACAGCCTGCGCGTGCACCAGGGTTTCGTGGAGCCCAGCGTGGCCAATGACCCACAGGACACCCGCTACCAGTTCGAGCGGCAGGGCTACTTCTGGCGCGATCCGGTGGACAGCCGCGAGGACGCCCTGGTGTTCGGACGGATCATCACCCTGAAAGACACCTGGGGCAAAGGCGCCCAGACCGCCGCCCCCCAGGCTGCCGCGCCCAGGAAAACCGCACCGAAAGAGGACCCTGCGCCCGCAGCCCCCCAGAAAGTGCATGCGCTCAGCCCCGAACAGGAGGCAGAAGCCAGCCGCCTGCGAGCCCTGGGAGCAGCGGAAGCCGATGCCCGGACCCTTGCGCGTGATCCCCAGCTGCTGACCTTCCTGAATGACGCGCTTGCGGATTCGACCTTCGGTCAGGTGGCCTCCTGGACTGTGAATGACATGGCAGGACTTGTGCGTGCGGGCCAGGTCAAGATCAGCGCTGCTGACCTTGCTCCGCTGGCCAGCCTTCTGGCGGGTGGTCAGATCACCACTCGGGTGGCGCGCGACACCCTGACCCGCTCAGCGGCGAGTGGCGAGGCACCCGCCGTAATCATCGAACGCGAAGGCCTGAATGCTGGCCTCAGCGAGAATGAATTGCAGGGCGCCATCGAGGCTGTGCTCGCAGCCAACCCCGACAAGGTGGAGGCCTACCGCAGCGGCAGAACCGCGCTGATGGGCTTCTTTACAGGACAGGTCATGCGCGCCACCGGCGGCAAGGCCGACCCCAAGCAGGTGGCTGCAGGCCTGACGCACGCCCTGAACGGCAAATAG